From Antedon mediterranea chromosome 9, ecAntMedi1.1, whole genome shotgun sequence, a single genomic window includes:
- the LOC140058128 gene encoding uncharacterized protein, with product MKNPHPNPALNLTPEGSIPDKSSRPTTVIEAASQIGNALLKKELVNNSLRKFTDKAAHYRAWKAAFHNTTMELNLTPSQKLELLMKWLGSESHKLSISIYNSHISRPELGLERIWGILDNKYGSAEALEKDIQTRIETFPKINTWEAEKIMLFSQLMNEIQYMKEEGIYPGLAALDSARGLHPLVEKLPNNLQEKWCMTGSQYKLDHKVLFPPFNVYVKFVQKYSKIWNDPSFCRPANHKNSGKGVSKAQRTLVNVKNTNITNKYVNDGMCPLHEGKHPLVKCRVFIAKSYLEKKKLIKDYKLCFRCLGRSHFAKECKARVKCEICKSEGHLDVLHNQTYTSTTPKQAKNTQKDTSTPPQEVKNIEKNDSAQPKQVKNVEKNTSTPPKQVGKNASATNELEYVSPSCLDICGREGVSRSCSKICLANVYLKENPDKVVKTYVLIDEQSNKSLVASKMFDLLEISGELINYRIKTCNGEKKTTGRKLQSVVVEAINREVQIILPNLLECEEIPGNKSEIPTPEVAMAFPHLESIAAKIPSIDQSAEVLILLGRDAPQVHKVREVINGPDNAPWGQRLDLGWVVIGETCLGEVHVPNTSISACRTSVQIQSNGKPSTLDPCPNKVKVDELFDSGEDTISFSREEKQFLKIMETEGKLNPDKQWTALLPFRTPRPRLPNNREQALKRALILHKSLEKDSIKRQHFIAFMKGVLDNGHAEKAPPLKAHEERWYLPLFGVYHPKKLEKIRGVFDSSAVFQGVSLNQVLFKGPDLTNGLVGVLMRFRREGVAVCGDIESMFYCFGVVEKHRNFLRFFWYEENDLSKPLIEYRMCKHVFGNKPSPAVANYGLREIVKEADPDVVDFVNNNFYVDDGLTSCEDNATAISLMKRTQQALMTSGGVRLHKISSNSQEVLNAFEREDIAKEIRDFNVEEGGAPIQRSLGLQWRLFEDVFTFHINPEEKPFTKRGVLATINSIYDPLGFISPVLVRGRVLFRTIMHLKLDWDDPLPEGMKHKWDAWKESLKKLASLKIQRTYHKSLRKDVINTKVHVYCDASEQAVAAVAFLRTTTIHGTEVGFLIGKSRIAPKQGHTIPRLELCSTVVATELAKIIITELHFPPSDIIYHSDSRVCLGYLNNTTRRFHTYVANRVEKVLLVCEPHQWNYVPTDQNPADHGTRYVDPSKLQSCAWLTGPQHLHKEEESSFPLVDPENDKEIRKEEVTTFKTVVIKPQMLSEERIKHFSTWTGLTRAITYLKHQASSFRAGEKTSQCSGWHICTQHRSIDEYRQAEIVIIKDLQRQFYDSEINCLRAGKPVHRNSSVIALSPMLKAEGLLSVGGRLHKSKLPFIEKHPTLIPGNSHVAKLLVHHYHTKIHHQGRHLTEGMIRQAGYWITSCKKLVSSVIYRCVLCRKLRRTLAVQRMGDMPEDRMSCDPAFTHVGVDCFGPWDIVARRTRGGIAKNKRWAVMFSCLSTRAIHIEVIEEMSTSSFINALRRFVSVRGKIKTLRSDQGTNFIGASNDDDLHTHLVKNQIEWKMNPPHASHMGGAWERMIGITRRVLDGMLVDHQNKNMSH from the coding sequence ATGAAAAATCCTCATCCCAATCCAGCGTTAAATCTTACACCAGAAGGTTCGATACCTGATAAATCTAGCAGACCTACGACAGTTATAGAGGCGGCTTCGCAGATAGGTAATGCTCTCCTAAAGAAGGAGTTGGTAAACAACAGCCTAAGAAAGTTTACTGACAAAGCAGCACATTACCGGGCATGGAAGGCAGCCTTCCACAATACCACAATGGAATTAAACTTGACACCGTCACAAAAGTTGGAACTTTTAATGAAATGGCTGGGTAGCGAGTCTCACAAATTATCTATTTCAATTTACAATTCACACATTTCCAGACCAGAATTAGGATTAGAACGGATTTGGGGGATTCTTGACAACAAGTATGGTTCAGCCGAAGCATTAGAGAAGGATATTCAGACTAGAATAGAGACTTTTCCTAAAATAAATACATGGGAGGCTGAGAAAATAATGCTATTCAGCCAGCTGATGAATGAAATTCAGTATATGAAAGAAGAAGGTATATATCCAGGCCTAGCTGCCTTGGACTCTGCAAGGGGTTTGCACCCACTTGTCGAAAAGCTTCCTAACAACCTTCAAGAAAAATGGTGTATGACAGGCTCACAGTACAAGTTGGACCATAAAGTTCTATTTCCACCATTCAATGTATATGTCAAGTTTGTTCAAAAATATTCTAAGATATGGAATGATCCTAGCTTCTGCAGGCCAGCTAATCACAAGAACAGTGGTAAAGGTGTCTCAAAGGCTCAACGAACATTGGTGAATGTAAAGAatacaaatattacaaataaatatgttaatgaTGGCATGTGCCCACTGCATGAAGGAAAACATCCATTGGTGAAATGCAGGGTGTTCATAGCGAAATCATACTTGGAAAAGAAGAAACTTATTAAGGACTACAAATTATGCTTCCGATGCCTAGGGAGGTCTCATTTTGCAAAGGAATGTAAAGCTAGAGTGAAGTGTGAAATATGTAAAAGTGAAGGACATTTAGATGTTTTACACAATCAAACATATACCTCTACAACACCTAAACAGGCTAAGAATACTCAAAAGGACACCTCAACACCTCCACAAGAggttaaaaatattgaaaagaacGACTCAGCACAACcaaaacaagttaaaaatgttgaaaagaaTACCTCAACACCACCTAAACAGGTTGGCAAGAATGCATCTGCCACAAACGAACTTGAATATGTATCTCCTAGCTGTCTGGACATCTGTGGCAGAGAAGGAGTAAGTAGATCGTGCTCGAAGATATGTCTAGCTAATGTGTACCTGAAAGAGAATCCTGACAAGGTAGTAAAAACATATGTACTTATCGACGAACAAAGCAACAAATCATTGGTGGCTAGCAAGATGTTTGACCTGCTCGAAATATCTGGTGAACTAATCAACTATAGAATAAAAACTTGTAATGGAGAAAAGAAAACTACTGGTAGAAAACTGCAATCCGTGGTTGTTGAAGCAATCAACAGAGAGGTTCAAATAATTCTACCTAACCTACTTGAATGTGAAGAAATTCCTGGAAATAAGTCAGAAATCCCTACACCGGAAGTTGCAATGGCTTTCCCACATCTTGAATCCATCGCGGCAAAAATTCCATCTATCGACCAGTCTGCTGAGGTGCTGATACTTCTAGGCCGTGATGCCCCCCAAGTACATAAGGTGCGAGAAGTGATAAATGGTCCGGACAACGCACCTTGGGGACAAAGACTTGATTTGGGTTGGGTCGTCATAGGTGAGACCTGCCTTGGAGAGGTGCATGTACCTAACACTTCTATATCAGCATGCAGAACAAGTGTTCAAATCCAAAGTAATGGAAAACCTTCCACACTAGACCCATGTCCTAACAAAGTGAAAGTGGATGAACTTTTCGACAGCGGTGAAGACACAATAAGTTTTTCAAGAGAAGAGAAGCAGTTTTTAAAGATTATGGAGACTGAAGGAAAGTTAAATCCTGATAAACAGTGGACTGCTCTATTACCTTTTCGGACACCAAGACCTAGACTTCCTAACAACCGAGAACAGGCATTGAAGAGAGCACTGATACTTCACAAATCTCTTGAAAAGGATAGTATCAAAAGACAACACTTCATCGCCTTCATGAAAGGAGTATTAGATAATGGACATGCAGAAAAGGCACCACCACTTAAAGCACACGAAGAACGCTGGTACTTACCTCTATTTGGTGTTTACCACCCTAAGAAATTGGAGAAAATAAGAGGTGTGTTTGACTCTTCCGCCGTCTTTCAGGGAGTATCGCTGAACCAAGTTCTATTCAAAGGGCCGGACTTAACGAACGGACTAGTTGGTGTGTTGATGCGTTTCCGAAGAGAAGGCGTAGCAGTGTGTGGTGATATAGAAAGCATGTTCTATTGCTTTGGAGTAGTCGAAAAGCATAGGAACTTTTTGAGGTTTTTCTGGTATGAAGAAAATGACCTAAGCAAACCACTGATAGAGTACAGGATGTGTAAGCATGTCTTTGGGAACAAGCCCTCACCAGCAGTTGCCAACTATGGGTTACGTGAAATTGTCAAGGAAGCCGACCCTGATGTTGTAGATTTTGTGAATAACAATTTTTACGTAGACGACGGCTTAACATCTTGTGAAGACAACGCTACAGCAATCTCCTTAATGAAGCGAACACAACAGGCATTGATGACCAGTGGTGGTGTACGCCTACATAAGATTTCGTCAAATAGCCAAGAGGTGTTGAATGCTTTTGAACGAGAAGACATTGCCAAAGAAATCAGAGATTTTAATGTGGAAGAAGGAGGCGCTCCTATTCAAAGAAGTCTAGGCTTACAATGGAGACTATTTGAAGATGTATTTACATTCCACATTAACCCCGAAGAAAAGCCATTCACAAAACGTGGCGTTCTAGCTACCATTAATAGTATATACGACCCATTGGGCTTCATTTCCCCTGTGCTGGTTCGTGGACGAGTTCTATTCCGAACGATCATGCATCTTAAACTAGACTGGGATGACCCATTGCCAGAAGGGATGAAACATAAGTGGGACGCATGGAAAGAAAGCCTGAAGAAGCTGGCATCACTAAAAATCCAAAGAACTTACCACAAAAGTCTAAGAAAGGATGTGATAAATACAAAGGTGCATGTGTACTGTGATGCTTCAGAACAAGCGGTTGCAGCTGTAGCATTCTTAAGAACAACCACTATCCACGGAACCGAGGTTGGATTCCTCATTGGAAAATCACGTATAGCTCCTAAACAAGGACATACTATTCCTCGTCTTGAACTCTGTTCTACTGTAGTTGCTACAGAACTAGCTAAAATCATCATCACAGAACTACACTTTCCTCCAAGTGACATCATATACCATTCAGACAGCAGGGTATGCTTAGGGTACTTGAACAACACTACAAGACGATTTCATACTTATGTTGCCAACAGAGTCGAAAAGGTGCTGTTAGTATGTGAACCACATCAATGGAATTATGTGCCAACTGATCAAAATCCAGCAGATCATGGAACTAGATATGTTGACCCATCAAAATTGCAGTCATGTGCTTGGCTCACTGGCCCTCAACATTTGCATAAAGAAGAAGAATCATCATTTCCTCTTGTTGACCCTGAAAACGACAAGGAAATTAGAAAAGAAGAAGTTACCACCTTTAAAACAGTGGTAATCAAACCCCAGATGCTCAGTGAAGAGAGAATAAAACACTTTTCTACATGGACAGGCTTGACAAGAGCAATTACTTACTTGAAACATCAAGCATCTTCATTCAGAGCAGGTGAGAAGACATCACAATGTTCTGGGTGGCATATATGCACGCAGCATAGATCCATAGACGAATACAGACAAGCTGAAATCGTTATCATCAAAGATTTGCAAAGACAGTTCTACGACAGTGAGATAAACTGCCTGAGAGCAGGAAAGCCTGTTCACAGAAATAGCTCCGTGATAGCCCTATCACCAATGTTAAAAGCTGAAGGTTTGTTAAGCGTTGGTGGTAGATTACACAAGTCTAAACTTCCCTTCATCGAAAAACACCCTACACTAATTCCAGGAAATAGCCATGTGGCGAAGCTACTTGTTCATCATTACCACACGAAAATACATCACCAAGGCAGACACTTAACTGAAGGGATGATCAGACAAGCAGGTTATTGGATCACAAGTTGTAAAAAATTAGTGTCCTCAGTGATTTACCGTTGTGTACTGTGCCGGAAACTTAGAAGAACTTTAGCTGTTCAAAGGATGGGAGACATGCCAGAAGACCGAATGTCTTGCGATCCAGCTTTCACACATGTAGGCGTTGATTGTTTTGGACCCTGGGACATAGTGGCCAGACGTACAAGAGGCGGTATAGCGAAAAACAAAAGATGGGCCGTTATGTTCTCATGCTTATCCACGAGAGCAATTCATATTGAAGTAATTGAAGAAATGTCAACGTCATCTTTCATCAATGCACTTAGGAGGTTTGTGTCTGTCAGAGGCAAAATCAAAACCCTTCGATCAGATCAAGGCACTAACTTTATAGGTGCAAGCAACGATGATGATTTGCATACCCATCTTGTGAAGAATCAAATAGAATGGAAAATGAACCCGCCCCACGCATCCCATATGGGAGGTGCGTGGGAGAGAATGATCGGGATTACTAGAAGAGTGCTGGATGGAATGCTGGTTGACcaccaaaataaaaacatgagtCACTAA